The Actinomyces viscosus genome segment CGCCGCGGGCCGCCGGATCCTGGACTACTCGCAGCCGGGCGCGCGGGCACTGGTCGCCGACATCATTGACGAGCTCGCGGCGCTGTTCCCCTCCCGGTCCTGGCACCTGGGTGGGGACGAGGTCTTCCCTCTCGGAGCCGACGACGAGGAGGACGACGCTCGGTTCCATCGGGACATGGGCGAGCGCTTCCCGCAGCTGCTCGACTACGCCCGCGCCCACTGCCGCGCCGGCGCCGAGGCGACGGTCCTCGACGGCTACGTGGCCTACCTGGAGTCGGTGGCTGCCCAGCTGCACGATCTGGGCAAGGACCGGGTGCGGGTCTGGAACGACGCGCTCAGTGTTCCAGGGACGACCCAGACCCTGCCCGCCGACGTCGTCGTCACCTACTGGACCGGAGGGCACCGCAGCTTCCCCACCGTGCGCACTCTTGTGGACGAGGGCCACGACATCATCAACGTCAACGACACCCGCTTCTACTACGTGCTCGCCCAGGAGGGGCACCCCTACTTCCGCAGGCCGACGGTGGAGGAGGTCTACGGCTGGCGGCCGGGGCACTTCCCCGAGCACCGGGTTCATGGGCCGCAGGCCTGGCCGGATCCGCAGCCCGGCTGGAACCTGGGGGCGTCATTCGCCATCTGGTGCGACGTTCCCGAGGCGCAGACCGAGGCAGAGGTCGCCGAGGGCGTCCGTCCTCTGCTGCGGGCCATGGCCAGCCGGATCTGGAACCCCGACGACGCCGCGCCCTTCTCCCTGTGGAGGCAGCGCGAGAGGCTGCTCAGCCCCGCAGCGCGCCCCAGCGCAGTGTGAGCCAGCAGGACTCCAGCACCGATCCGTCACCTCCCGTCACCCTGCACGCGCGACAGCAGCCATGGCCCCCACGGCAGGTCCAGGGCGAAGAGGAGGGCCCGCCAGCAGGACGACGCCGGCCCCCACCGCCACTGGCGCTCTCAGGCGACGCTCTCAGTGGTCCTGTCTGAGGTAGATACGGCGGCAGCCCCGCCAGGAAGTGCCCAGCCCCACTGCGGAGAGCACGGTGATTAGCCCGAGTCCGCCGGCCAGCACCACCTGCTGGGGCATGGCCGACAGCGCAATCTGCACCCCGATGGCCGCGGGCAACTCAACGATGAAGCAGATCGCAAGGCCCCATAGGGTGAGCACGGGGAGGGAGGTGGTTCCGCCATGCGCAGCGAGCAAGGGAGGCGTCACCGCGACAATCATCCCGAAGCAGGTCAGATACGCGAGATGCCGGCCCACGGCATCATTCGATGCCCCGCCCACGGCCAGTGCCACCGCAGAGCTCCCGAGGAGCGCGATCACCCAGCCGACCGAGAGCAGGAGGTAGCGGGCAGCCAGAATATCGAGACGGGTGACGGGCAGTGCCCCGTAGAGCTGGCGCATCCGGGCCTCACGAGAGGGCAGCCATAGCATCGGGCCCGCCATCGATGCGCCGACCGGCAGGTAGTACGCCAGTCTTTCTGGGGACAGGTAGAAGGGCCCCAGCCACCCCCTCACCCCGGGCACGACCACGCCCAGAACACCAAGCGCACACAGCACCAGCAGCGCCGCGGTATCCCGTCTCCTCCAAGCGATGAGCAGCTCCAGGCGCATCACGGCGCGCACCGCCTCCCACCGGGTCAGTGCGCCCGTCCCCCGCACCGCAGCAGGAGCACCGGGAGCGCGACCTCTGGATGACTCGGCGGTAGCGGGCATGGTGGATACAGCTCGTCCACTGGTCACGGACATGGGCATGGACTCGGACATGGCCGGTCTCCTTACTTCTTCTTGCTTCTTTCCCACCGGGTCTCAGTGGTCCTGGCGCTCGTACCAGCGCAGAGTGACCACCAGGGAGGAACCTAGGAGGGCGGGACAGGCCAGGGCAGCCAGTACCGCGGGCGCCGGCTCGCGCAGCACCACCGCCACGGGCCCGGCCAGCAGCAGCGTGCCGCCGTGGAGGGCACCGACCCCCGTCCCCAGGCACAGCCCCCACACC includes the following:
- a CDS encoding ABC-2 transporter permease — translated: MSESMPMSVTSGRAVSTMPATAESSRGRAPGAPAAVRGTGALTRWEAVRAVMRLELLIAWRRRDTAALLVLCALGVLGVVVPGVRGWLGPFYLSPERLAYYLPVGASMAGPMLWLPSREARMRQLYGALPVTRLDILAARYLLLSVGWVIALLGSSAVALAVGGASNDAVGRHLAYLTCFGMIVAVTPPLLAAHGGTTSLPVLTLWGLAICFIVELPAAIGVQIALSAMPQQVVLAGGLGLITVLSAVGLGTSWRGCRRIYLRQDH